The genomic region TCGTTGTACGATTTTTGTGCTTCGGCTTTCAGATAAGAGTCAGCGAATACCGAAGAAGCGCCCAGCAACGCGATCGCGCCGACAACAAAAGATTTTTTCATTCCACAATTCCTTTTATTACAACCTTACCCGCTATTCGGGCGCGCGCACGGTAAATTGGCGCAGCTGAAAATAAAATGAATACCTAACGAAAATCGTTGCCAAACTTTTCTGACAGCGGCTGTAGAAATGGTCGTTGGTGCTCGGCAAGGGGTTTATAGGCTCGTTGAGTCATTAATCGGTAGGCTAAGTCAAAGCGTTAAGAATTGGCGAAAGCGTTGCCCCCGGACCTGATCAACAGGTAAAATTGCGCGAATTTTGACCACCCGCTTGTTTTATCCTGCCGCCTTCTCTGCGGTATCTCCGGAGTAATCGATGTCCCGTTCCACCCCTAAAGTGGGTTTCGTTTCGCTTGGCTGCCCAAAGGCGCTGGTCGATTCCGAACGCATTCTGACCCAGTTGAAAACCGAGGGTTACCAAATCGTACCGACGTATAACGATGCTGATGTCGTCGTCGTCAACACCTGCGGTTTTATCGACGCCGCCGAGCAGGAATCGCTGGATGCCATCGGCGAAGCGCTGCGCGAGAACGGCAAGGTTATCGTCACTGGTTGCCTTGGCGCCAAGGCCGAGAAGATTCTTGATGTCCATCCGAATGTGTTGAGTGTCACCGGCCCACAGGCTTACGAAGCGGTCATGGGCGCCGTGCACAATGTGTTGCCGCCTAAGCACGACCCATTCGTCGATCTGGTACCGCCGCAAGGCATCAAGCTGACGCCGAAGCATTACGCGTACCTGAAAATTTCTGAAGGCTGCAATCACCGCTGCGCGTTTTGCATCATTCCGTCGATGCGCGGCGATTTGGTCTCGCGGCCGATTGGCGATGTCATGACCGAGGCCGAAAATCTGGTTAAATCCGGCGTCAAGGAATTGCTGGTGATTTCCCAGGACACCAGTGCCTATGGCGTTGATACCAAATACCGCACTGGCTTCTGGAACGGCCGCCCGCTGAAAACCCGAATGAAAGAATTGTGCGAGGCACTCGGCGAACTCGGTGTCTGGACCCGCTTGCATTACGTTTATCCGTACCCGCATGTCAGCGACATCGTTCCGATGATGGCCGAAGGCAAAATCCTGCCTTACCTCGATATTCCGTTCCAGCACGGCAGCCCGAATGTGCTGAAGCTGATGAAGCGTCCGGCCCATGCCGAAAACACCCTGGCCCGGATCAAATCCTGGCGCGATGTCTGCCCGGACCTGGTGCTGCGTTCGACATTCATCGTCGGTTTTCCTGGCGAAACCGAAGACGATTTTCAAATCCTGCTCGACTGGCTCGAAGAAGCCCAGCTCGATCGCGTTGGCTGCTTCAAGTACTCGCCGGTCGAAGGCGCCACGGCCAATGAGCTGCCGAATCCGGTTGCTGAAGAAGTCAAGGAAGAGCGCTGGCAGCGCTTCATGGAAGTGGCCGCACGCATTTCGCGTGACAAGCTGCAAGCGAAAGTCGGCCGCACCCTTGAGGTCATCATTGATGAAGTCGATGACGAAGGCGCCATTGGCCGCAGCAAGGCCGATGCCCCGGAAATCGACGGCAAGGTCTTTGTCGACAGCAGTGATTTGAAGCCAGGCCAGATCGTCGAAGTCTTCGTGCACGAAGCCGACGATTACGACTTGTACGCGGCGCCGCTCGGCGCCGAGTAACCGGCTGGTCGATCAAACTTCAAGGCGCCGTTTCCGGCGCCTTTTTTGATTTTGCGCAATAATGGGCTTAGCTGAAGTTGGCACAGTGCAGGGAACAACAAGGAGCATTGAACGATGAAATCATTGAACAAAATCGCCGTTATCGCTGATTTACTGACTGCCGAACCGGCGCTTTCATGCGCGGTGGCGCTGGCCAAGGCCAGCAAGGCTGAGCTGGTGTTGTACGCGTTTGTCCACGACAGCCTCGGTGATGACGATGCCTTGCTCAGTGACAAAGAGCGCCATGCCTATCGGGAAAAGCTGATCGATGCCCGCCATCAGGCATTGGCCGTTGAACTGAAATCGGTAGCACCGAAATTCCGCCCGAATATCGAAGTGATTTGGCACAAGCGTTACCACGAATGGCTCTGCGACAACGTCAAAAAGCGCGGTATCGATCTGGTGATCAAGCATGGTCGGCCGAGCAAAAAAGCCTTCTACATGCCAAGCGACTGGCACTTGATGCGTCGGTTACCGGTACCGCTGTGGCTGGTCGATGACCGCAGTCCGGCCGAAGGTGCGGTGGTCGCTGCCATTGATGCCGGTGACAAGCGCAGCAGCCGGAAAAAGCTCGACCAGCAAGTGCTACAGACCGGCGCGCTGCTGGCGCCGCTGATGAAAGCGAAATTGAAGTCGGTTTTTGTCCGGGCCCTGCCACAGCTGCTGTTTGATCTCGACCTGGTTGATCACCGCTCCTACAAAAACAAGGCCGAAGAGCAAGCCAAGGCCGCCTCGGCCAAGCGCTGCAAGGAAGCCGGTGTCGATGATCAGGTCAGCAACAACCTGGTCGGTTTCGGCCATCCGGAAGACATGCTGCCGCGTTTGCTGCGCAAGGAAAAAGCAGCGTTGCTGGTCATGGGCACCGTTGGTCGCAAAGGCGTTGAGGAGTGGCTGGTCGGCAACACTTCCGAGCGGGTCATCGCCGATGTGCGCTGCGATGTGCTGATCATCAAAGGGTGAAAATTGCCTTGACGATGTGCTTTTAATTGCTTGATCTCACGCGCCATTCGCCCTGAATGGCGCGATTCTGTCTTTTTCTGCACATTCTCTTCGGTCCACACAATAATTCTTACAATTTAGCTGGACTATGCTTCAGGCTGGCTTTTTGGGTCTAAGCGCGATTGCCGCTTGCTACGTATAATTGCCTGATATTTCGCAAAAAATTGCTTTCCCGATGAAGAAAACGCTTCCCATTTATGCCGTGCTGGCGGTGCTGCTCGGCTATGTCCTCTGGCTCTGGTGGTCAGCCAGCAGCGACGAAAACCGTGCTGGCGGTGGCCGCAGTACCGTGCCGGTCGCCGTTCAGCAAATCAGCCAGCGCACGATGGGTGATGTCATCACTGCGCTCGGTACCGCTCAGTCGCGCGAAGGCGTGGTCATCACCTCGCAGCAGACGGGTCTGATCAAGCAGCTGCATTTCCGTGACGGCCAGGCGGTCCGCGCTGATGATCTGCTGGTCACGCTGCACGACGATGAAGAACGCGCGAAATTGCGCGAAGCCGAAGCCAAGCTCGCCGACAATCGTTCCCAGCTCGAGCGGCTGCAGAATCTGACCAGTGGCAGCGCCGTCTCGAAATCAATGCTGGAAGAAAAAGCCTACGCGGTGCAGGTCGCTGAAGCGCAACTGCAGGTAGCGCGCGCCGCCTTGGACAAGCGCTATATCCGGGCGCCGTTTTCCGGTGTGCTCGGTGCTCGGCAGGTATCGCCTGGGGCGCTCGTCACCGTCGGCACGCCGATCACGACGCTGGATAATTTAAGCACCGTCAAAGTCGAATTCACGATACCGGAAATGCAGGCCGGCAACATCGAACCGGGCTTGACGCTGGCAGCGACCAGTGCCGCTTATCCGGGCGAGAAATTCAAAGGCAAGCTGACCCATGTTGACACCCGCATCAACCCGGCGACGCGCACGCTGAATCTGTTGGCCGAAATCGATAACTCCGAGCGTCGCTTGAAGCCGGGCATGCTGATCGATATTCGCATCACTCAGGACAAGAACGAAGTGCTGGCGGTGCCGGAAGGTGCGCTGATCAGCCTGGCGCGTCAGCACTATGTGTTTGTCGTCGGCGAAGACAACATCGCCCGTCAGAAACAGATTGTTATCGGCAAACGCCGCATCGGTTACGCCGAAGTGCTGGAAGGCTTGCAGCTCGGTGAAACGGTGATTGTTGAAGGGACGCACAAAGTACGTGATGGCCAGCCGGTGCAAATCCAGGCGGCTGCTGCTGCCCTGTAACGGAGTGTAACCATGTGGTTGTCTGATACTTCCGTCAAACGCCCGGTGCTGGCGATGGTGATCAATTTGTTGATCATCACGTTCGGCTTGATGGCGTTCAATTTTCTCAATCTTCGCGAATACCCGGACGTCAATCCGCCAATTGTCTCGGTCGACACCGATTACCCGGGTGCTTCCGCCGCGATTGTCGAAACCCGTATTACCCAGATCATCGAAGATCGGATCAGCGGCATCGCCGGCATTCGTTCAATCACGTCGCGCAGCAGCAACGGCCGCTCCAGTATTTCGATTGAGTTCTCCTCCGATCGCGATATTGACGCCGCCGCCAACGATGTTCGTGATCGCGTCTCGCGTGTGCTCGATAATTTGCCGGACGATGTCGACCCGCCGGAAGTGTCGAAAGCCGATTCCGATGACAACGTCATCATCTGGTTCAACTTGTCTTCCGATACGCTGAATACGCTGGAGCTGACTGATTACGGTTCCCGCTATATCGAAGATCGTTTTGCATCGCTCGACGGTGTTGCCCGTGTGCGCCTGGGCGGCGGCAGTCGCTACGCGATGCGCATCGAACTGAATCATGATGCCATGGCGGCGCGTTCGATTACCGTTACCGATATCGAGCGGGCATTGCGCTCGGAAAACGTCGAGTTACCGGCCGGTGAATTGCGCTCCACCGATCGAGAAATGACCGCACGGGTGTTGCGCGGTTACACCAGCGAACAGGAGTTCCGTGAGCTGGTGATTCGCAAAGATGCCAACGGCCATTTGGTGCGTCTCGGTGAAATCGCCGATATTTTCCTTGGTGCCTCTGAAGACAAAATTTATTTCCGCGGTAATGGTCAGGACGTTATCGGTATCGGTATCGTCAAGCAATCGACGGCGAACACCTTGTCGGTTGCTCGCGCCGCCAAGGCCGAATACGAACGCATCAAGGAAAATCTGCCACCAAATATTCAGCTGCATGAAAGCTATGACAGCTCGGTGTTTATCGAGCAGGCGATCTTTGAGGTGTACCTGACACTGTCGATCGCGATGGTGCTGGTCATCATGGTCATCTACTTATTTCTCGGCACTCTGCGCGCCACGCTGGTGCCGGCGGTGACCGTACCGATTTCCTTGATCGGCGCATTCGCGATTCTGTGGATACTCGGTTTCTCAATCAACCTGCTGACTTTGTTGGCGCTGGTACTGGCGATCGGTCTGGTCGTTGACGACGCGATCGTGGTGCTGGAGAACATTTACCGCCGTATCGAACACGGTGAGCCGCCGCTACTGGCGGCGTTCAATGGCGCTCGCGAAGTGGGTTTCGCCGTGGTGGCGACCACGGCCGTGTTGGTCGCGGTGTTCGTGCCGATCATGTTTCTCGAAGGTGACTTCGGCAAATTGTTCAGCGAATTCGCGCTGACCATTGCGGGTGCAGTCGTGCTGTCGTCGATCACGGCGCTGACGTTGGCACCGGTGATGTGCGCGTTCCTGCTGAAATCAGAACGTAAACATTCGGCGCTGCAAGCCTGGGTTGACCGGAAAACCCAGGCGATGGAAAACGGCTACGGCCGCATGCTCGAAGAACTGATGCACCACAAAGTGCTGTTCTTTTCGCTGATTGGTTTGGTGCTATTGGCCATCGTTGGTTTGTTCAAGATTTTGCCGGCGGAACTGGCGCCGAAAGAAGATCGCGGCGGCTTTTTCATCAACGTGCTGGGGCCGGAAGGCGCGACCTACGAACACACGGTGCGCAACATCAAGGAAATCGAAACGATGTTGCAGCCTTATCTCGACAGCGGCGAATTCAATCGCTTGTTGACCCGTGCGCCCGGGTTCGGTGGCAACGCCATGAACTCCGGCTTTGTCATCGTCGGTTTGGATGATTTCGGTGAGCGTCGTAATGGTTTTACCATCGTCAACGAAGTCAACGAAAAACTGTCGGCACTGCCAGGGGTGCGTGCTTTCGGCGCCATCCGCCAATCACTCGGTGGTGGTGGCAGCACACCGGTGCAATTCGTGATCGGCGGAGACGATTACGCCCAGCTTGCGCAATGGCGTGATGTCATCATGGCACGTGCCAGCGAGCACGGCGGCTTCACCAACGTTCAGGCTGATTACAAGGAAACGCTTCCGCAATTCCTGCTGACCATCGATCACAATCGCGCGGCGGATTTGGGCGTTTCGGTGCAGGCGATTGGTGTCACGCTGCAAACCTTGTTGTCCGGGCGCCGGATGACCACGTTCAATCAGTCTGGTGAAGAATACGATGTCCAGGTTCGCGGCGAGGAAACCCAGTTCCGCACACCGGCCGATTTGCAGAACGTATACTTACGTTCGGAAAAAACCGGCGAATTGATCTCATTGTCCAATATGGTTACAGGCTATGAGCAAGCCGGTGCCAACACGCTGAACCGCTACAACCGGGTACGCGCCATTACCATCAGCGCCAACCTTGTTGATGGCTTTACGCTCGGCGCTGCGCTGGAATATTTGAACAGCGTTGTGCGTGATGAACTCAATAACGAACCGCGCGTCGATTACAAAGGTGAGTCAGAACGCTTTGTCGAACAGTCGGGCAGTACGGCATTTGTATTCGGCTTGGCGATCCTGATTGTTTACCTGGTGTTGGCGGCGCAGTTCGAAAGCTTCGTGCATCCGCTGGTGATCATGCTGACGGTGCCGTTGGCGGTACTCGGTGCCTTGATCGGTTTGCAGGTCATGGGCATGACGCTTAACATCTACTCACAGGTTGGCATCATCATGTTGGTGGGTCTAGCGACCAAGAACGGTATTCTGATTGTCGAGTTCACCAACCAGATGCGTGATGCCGGTAAAGATTTTGATACCGCGTTGATTGATGCATCGAAACGCCGCCTGCGTCCGATTGTCATGACCAGTGTCACGGCGTTGATGGGGGCGTTGCCGCTGGTGTTGGCAAGCGGTGCTGGTGCTGAATCACGTCAGGTGCTCGGTGTTGTGATTTTCTCCGGTGTCGCCTTATCGACGTTACTGACCTTGTTTGTCGTGCCGATGGCCTACAATCTGATGGCGCGCAAAACCTCGTCGCCAGAAGCGGTCAGCCGCGCCTTGCAGGATTTGCAGAAACAAGAAGCATAAGGGCAGAAAATGAAAACCAAAATCGGTATCGCCATGGCGGCGCTGTTTGCTTGCTCGGCAACGATGGCGCAAGTCACGGTGCTCAGTGCTGAACGTCTGCTTGATGTCAGAACAGGCAAGTATCAGTCAAAGCCGTTTGTCATCATTGAAGACGGCAAGATTCGCGAGATCGTTTTTGATGCGAACAAACTGCCTGCCGATGCCAAGCGCGTTGATTTGCCTGGCCATACACTATTGCCTGGTTTGATCGATATGCATGTGCATCTCGATAGTGATCCAAGTTATGGCGGTTATACCGGACTGCAATTCAGCGATCGCTTCTGGTCGGCACTGATGGTGCCGAACGCAGAAAAAACTCTGCTTGCCGGCTTCACCACGGTGCGCAATGTTGGTGCCGATGCCTGGAACGATGTTGGTCTGCGGCAAGCAATTGACGAAGGCAAGATCATCGGTCCACGCGTGATCACAGCCGCTTACAGTTTCGGCGCCACTGGTGGTCATTGCGACTCGACGTTCTTTCCACCTTCCATGAATCAGAAAAGTCCGTTCAACGCCGACAATCCAGACGAAGCGCGCAAGCGCGTGCGTGAACTGCGTAAATACGGTGCACAAGTGATCAAGATTTGCGCGACTGGCGGTGTGTTCTCACGCAACACCGAGCCAGGTCAGCAGCAAATGACTTATGAAGAAATGAAAGCTGTTGTCGACGAAGCCCATATGTGGGGTTTGAAGGTTGCGGCCCATGCCCATGGCACGGCCGGCATCAAAGACGCGATTCGCGCCGGCGTCGATACCATTGAACACGCCAGCCTGATTGACGACGAAGGCATCAAGCTGGCGAAAAAACACGGCGCTTATCTGTCGATGGATATCTACAACACCGAATACACCCAGGCCGAAGGCAAGAAGAACGGTGTGCTCGAGGACAACCTGCGTAAAGATCGGGAAGTCGCCGATGTCCAGCGCGAAGGTTTTCGCAAAGCGCATAAAGCCGGTGTCAAAATGGTTTATGGCACCGACACCGGCGTCTACCCGCACGGCGACAACGGCAAACAATTCGCCGTCATGGTTCGTTACGGCATGAGTCCGTTGCAGGCGATTCAGGCCGCGACGATAAACTCCGCCGAAGCACTGGGAAAAAAGGGTGAACTCGGCGTTATCGACAGCGAGCATTACGCCGATATCATCGCGGTAAAAGGCGATCCATTGCAGAACGTTGAACTACTGGAATCAGTACCATTCGTGATGAAAAACGGTGTCGTTTACCAGTCTCCGTGAGATGCAAAGCGGGGTCGATGGCCCCGCTTTGGCAAATAGGCTGTGTGATGACGTCTCGATCAAAAATGCCATTTGAGCAGTAGTTGCGTGACGTTCTCTCGCACACCATCAACCGCGGTTTTGTTTTTCCAGTATTGTTGTTCAATACCGAGATAGCAGCGTCCTGCGCGCGCACCGAGTTGCTGACATAAATCCCATTTCAATTGCGGGGCGGCCAGAATCCAATTGTTGGCTTTCCCTTCATTGTCCGCCCAATCGAAAAAGCCATCGAACAAAAAGTGCTGATCATCTATCGAGAATGGCAGAGCCCAGCTTAATGTTATCTGCACGGTTTCGCCGGCACGTAATGACTGACCGCTGATGGCCGATACGGTGCGGGTATCACGCCAATAGACATTGCTGCGCAGAAAGCGAAAGCCCGGTACCGACCAATCGGTGCCGATGCCGATCAGATTGGCTTCGACTTCCCGCACGGCAGGCTGATTGTGCCATTTGCGTCCGCGCTCAAGATTGCCGGCAAGATACAGGTGACGCCACGGTGCTGCATTGTCGTCACTGGTCCAGAAGCGCCAGCGCGGTGATAATTCACCGTACCATTCGTAACGACCTTTATTGGCGCCATTCAGATCTTCGCTGAAATCGATAAAGCCAAACAGGTCGCCAACTGAGCCGTTGGCCGCTACTTCATAGGTCAGCAATTGTCGATGGCTGGCGCCAAGTTGATAGTCTTTGCCGTGCAGGTAACTCAAACTGTGTCGCCAAGTTTGGGTGTCGGCGCCGAGTGTTGACGAGCACCATAACAGCGCCGTAAGCAACGCGACGCCACAACCAACACAATACCGCCAGTCACTGATGCCAGCATGCATGGTTCGTCCCTAATGGCCGACGTCTTAAATCTGTTGAACGATGGACTTTTCCGTTTGCGTTGCGCAAAAGTGAACAGCGTAAACGTTGCTAATCAGCGTAGTACAAGCGCTGTGGTTTTGCTTAATCATACAACTCGCATTGCGCTGGCATTTGTACCCACGGATGTTTGCGCTCCATGTAAACCGCGACAGTTGGTGGCGGAAAACTCGGGTCGGCAAAAACGCCAACTGGTATGGCAAGCACTTCCGGTTGCGCCAGAATCCGGTAGTAAACAATGGCGGCGCAGTGCGGACAGAAATGGAATTCGGCCGTTCCACCGCTGTCGCCGGTGCGTTGGTACTGATGGCTCTTTCCGGTTATCTCAACCGCGGATGCCGGAAAGCGAGCCTGCATACCGAACACGCTGCCGGTGCGGCGCTGACAGGCCAGGCAATGGCATACCGAAATGCGCACCGGTTCGGCGTTGACGGTTGCGGTTAATTGTCCACAGCTACAAGCAGCATGGCGGGTTTTCATTGTGCTTTCCTTGTTGTTGCGCAATCGTCTCAGCATAACCGCTTGCATTGCTCTTGCCGAGCAGTAGAATGCGCGCGCCGGCGTCGGCCGGCAATGGACCGGCTTGGTGCCTGCCAGACCGAATGACGAACGGAATCGTTGCTGCAATGTTTCCTTCCCGCTTCAACTCGTTCGTTTCGCCAATCATTAAATGAAAACAACAAAGCCTATCCGACGATAAGCTGGAGTGAAGACATGGGCAGTAAGAAGGCAATTCTTGGGGTGTTACTGATTACCCTTGCGGCTCAGGCGCAAGCGGCTGACTGGTATTTTGATTTGGCGTTTGCCCATGGTGGCGACAAATTGGCTGATGTCGAGCTGATTTATGACGACGGTGATCGGGAGAGGACCAAGATCAGTGCCGGTGGTGGCGTCAGTCTGGCCGCTGGTGGGGTGTTCAGTTTAAGTGAATCACTGCAACTGCAAACGACCATCGGTTACAAGGAAGATGGTGTGCATGCCGACAACGGCAGCGTTGCATTCAAGCGCATGCCACTTGATGTGGCCTTGTTCTACAGCGGCGACAACTGGCGTTTTGGCGCCGGCGGCAGTTATGAAACGCATATCGCGTTGCAAGGCGTTTATGGACCGCGTTTCAATTTTGATGGCACACTCGGTGGCATCATCGAAATCGATTACAAATTTACCGACTTTGTCATGATGGGTTTGCGTTACACCCGCATGCAGTATGAAGTTGATGTTGGCGGTTGGGATTACAATGAACGTTTCGAGATCAACGGCAACAATACCTCATTGCGCGTTGCATTTATGTTCTAATCTTTGCTGAAATAAAAAAAGGCGCGTTACGCGCCTTTTTTACTGCTCCGAGACTTACTTTTGTTTCGGGTAGTGCGCTGGATATGGCAATTGCGCGACACCGGTGCGTACCGCCGCAGCGGCAACCGCCGCCGGTACACGTTCGCGCAAGCGGTTATCCATCGGTTTCGGAATGATGTAATCCGGTCCGAAGGTAATTTCTTTCAGGTGCGGATAGGCTTTGTAGGTGTCTTGCTGCACTGGTTCACGGGCGATCTGGGCGATGGTTTCCACGGCAGCGATCAGCATTTCCTGATTGATGCGGCGGGCCCGGACATCGAGTGCACCACGGAAAATGTAGGGGAAGCCGAGCACGTTGTTGACCTGGTTCGGAAAATCCGAACGGCCGGTGGCCATGATGATGTCTTCACGTGCGGCTTTGGCGGTATCCGGATGAATTTCCGGATCCGGATTCGACAGCGCGAATACCAGCGGATTCGGCGCCATTTTTTTGATTTGATCCGCCGTGACCAAGTCCGGGCCGGAAACGCCAATGAACACATCGGCATCGGTCAGCGCGTCTTCCAGCGTGCGCTTGTCGGTGTTGTTGGCAAACATGAATTTGTAGGCGTTCAAATCGCGGCGCTGCGAATGCACCACACCTTGGCGGTCAACCATGTAGATATTGCTGCGGCGGGCCCCCATGCTGACCAACAGACGCATCGAGGCAATGCCCGCGGCACCAGCACCGAGACAAACAATTTTCACGTCTTCGATTTTCTTGTTCGACAGGTGCAGCGCGTTCAATAAGCCAGCAGCGATAACGACGGCGGTGCCGTGTTGATCGTCATGGAACACTGGAATATCGAGACGTTCGATCAGCGCTTCTTCGATATCGAAACACTGCGGCGCTTTGATGTCTTCGAGATTGATGCCGCCAAAGGTCGGGGAAATCCG from Permianibacter aggregans harbors:
- a CDS encoding efflux RND transporter permease subunit, translating into MWLSDTSVKRPVLAMVINLLIITFGLMAFNFLNLREYPDVNPPIVSVDTDYPGASAAIVETRITQIIEDRISGIAGIRSITSRSSNGRSSISIEFSSDRDIDAAANDVRDRVSRVLDNLPDDVDPPEVSKADSDDNVIIWFNLSSDTLNTLELTDYGSRYIEDRFASLDGVARVRLGGGSRYAMRIELNHDAMAARSITVTDIERALRSENVELPAGELRSTDREMTARVLRGYTSEQEFRELVIRKDANGHLVRLGEIADIFLGASEDKIYFRGNGQDVIGIGIVKQSTANTLSVARAAKAEYERIKENLPPNIQLHESYDSSVFIEQAIFEVYLTLSIAMVLVIMVIYLFLGTLRATLVPAVTVPISLIGAFAILWILGFSINLLTLLALVLAIGLVVDDAIVVLENIYRRIEHGEPPLLAAFNGAREVGFAVVATTAVLVAVFVPIMFLEGDFGKLFSEFALTIAGAVVLSSITALTLAPVMCAFLLKSERKHSALQAWVDRKTQAMENGYGRMLEELMHHKVLFFSLIGLVLLAIVGLFKILPAELAPKEDRGGFFINVLGPEGATYEHTVRNIKEIETMLQPYLDSGEFNRLLTRAPGFGGNAMNSGFVIVGLDDFGERRNGFTIVNEVNEKLSALPGVRAFGAIRQSLGGGGSTPVQFVIGGDDYAQLAQWRDVIMARASEHGGFTNVQADYKETLPQFLLTIDHNRAADLGVSVQAIGVTLQTLLSGRRMTTFNQSGEEYDVQVRGEETQFRTPADLQNVYLRSEKTGELISLSNMVTGYEQAGANTLNRYNRVRAITISANLVDGFTLGAALEYLNSVVRDELNNEPRVDYKGESERFVEQSGSTAFVFGLAILIVYLVLAAQFESFVHPLVIMLTVPLAVLGALIGLQVMGMTLNIYSQVGIIMLVGLATKNGILIVEFTNQMRDAGKDFDTALIDASKRRLRPIVMTSVTALMGALPLVLASGAGAESRQVLGVVIFSGVALSTLLTLFVVPMAYNLMARKTSSPEAVSRALQDLQKQEA
- the rimO gene encoding 30S ribosomal protein S12 methylthiotransferase RimO encodes the protein MSRSTPKVGFVSLGCPKALVDSERILTQLKTEGYQIVPTYNDADVVVVNTCGFIDAAEQESLDAIGEALRENGKVIVTGCLGAKAEKILDVHPNVLSVTGPQAYEAVMGAVHNVLPPKHDPFVDLVPPQGIKLTPKHYAYLKISEGCNHRCAFCIIPSMRGDLVSRPIGDVMTEAENLVKSGVKELLVISQDTSAYGVDTKYRTGFWNGRPLKTRMKELCEALGELGVWTRLHYVYPYPHVSDIVPMMAEGKILPYLDIPFQHGSPNVLKLMKRPAHAENTLARIKSWRDVCPDLVLRSTFIVGFPGETEDDFQILLDWLEEAQLDRVGCFKYSPVEGATANELPNPVAEEVKEERWQRFMEVAARISRDKLQAKVGRTLEVIIDEVDDEGAIGRSKADAPEIDGKVFVDSSDLKPGQIVEVFVHEADDYDLYAAPLGAE
- a CDS encoding malic enzyme-like NAD(P)-binding protein; amino-acid sequence: MQKDKRQAALDYHEQPMPGKLAISITKPTENVSDLSLAYTPGVAEPVREIAKDPAAAYRYTAKGNLVAVITDGTAVLGLGDVGALAGKPVMEGKAVLFKKFADIDVFDIEVNAESPQTFIETVVRISPTFGGINLEDIKAPQCFDIEEALIERLDIPVFHDDQHGTAVVIAAGLLNALHLSNKKIEDVKIVCLGAGAAGIASMRLLVSMGARRSNIYMVDRQGVVHSQRRDLNAYKFMFANNTDKRTLEDALTDADVFIGVSGPDLVTADQIKKMAPNPLVFALSNPDPEIHPDTAKAAREDIIMATGRSDFPNQVNNVLGFPYIFRGALDVRARRINQEMLIAAVETIAQIAREPVQQDTYKAYPHLKEITFGPDYIIPKPMDNRLRERVPAAVAAAAVRTGVAQLPYPAHYPKQK
- a CDS encoding Xaa-Pro dipeptidase; protein product: MKTKIGIAMAALFACSATMAQVTVLSAERLLDVRTGKYQSKPFVIIEDGKIREIVFDANKLPADAKRVDLPGHTLLPGLIDMHVHLDSDPSYGGYTGLQFSDRFWSALMVPNAEKTLLAGFTTVRNVGADAWNDVGLRQAIDEGKIIGPRVITAAYSFGATGGHCDSTFFPPSMNQKSPFNADNPDEARKRVRELRKYGAQVIKICATGGVFSRNTEPGQQQMTYEEMKAVVDEAHMWGLKVAAHAHGTAGIKDAIRAGVDTIEHASLIDDEGIKLAKKHGAYLSMDIYNTEYTQAEGKKNGVLEDNLRKDREVADVQREGFRKAHKAGVKMVYGTDTGVYPHGDNGKQFAVMVRYGMSPLQAIQAATINSAEALGKKGELGVIDSEHYADIIAVKGDPLQNVELLESVPFVMKNGVVYQSP
- a CDS encoding GFA family protein yields the protein MKTRHAACSCGQLTATVNAEPVRISVCHCLACQRRTGSVFGMQARFPASAVEITGKSHQYQRTGDSGGTAEFHFCPHCAAIVYYRILAQPEVLAIPVGVFADPSFPPPTVAVYMERKHPWVQMPAQCELYD
- a CDS encoding universal stress protein, which gives rise to MKSLNKIAVIADLLTAEPALSCAVALAKASKAELVLYAFVHDSLGDDDALLSDKERHAYREKLIDARHQALAVELKSVAPKFRPNIEVIWHKRYHEWLCDNVKKRGIDLVIKHGRPSKKAFYMPSDWHLMRRLPVPLWLVDDRSPAEGAVVAAIDAGDKRSSRKKLDQQVLQTGALLAPLMKAKLKSVFVRALPQLLFDLDLVDHRSYKNKAEEQAKAASAKRCKEAGVDDQVSNNLVGFGHPEDMLPRLLRKEKAALLVMGTVGRKGVEEWLVGNTSERVIADVRCDVLIIKG
- a CDS encoding outer membrane protein OmpK, translated to MHAGISDWRYCVGCGVALLTALLWCSSTLGADTQTWRHSLSYLHGKDYQLGASHRQLLTYEVAANGSVGDLFGFIDFSEDLNGANKGRYEWYGELSPRWRFWTSDDNAAPWRHLYLAGNLERGRKWHNQPAVREVEANLIGIGTDWSVPGFRFLRSNVYWRDTRTVSAISGQSLRAGETVQITLSWALPFSIDDQHFLFDGFFDWADNEGKANNWILAAPQLKWDLCQQLGARAGRCYLGIEQQYWKNKTAVDGVRENVTQLLLKWHF
- a CDS encoding efflux RND transporter periplasmic adaptor subunit, encoding MKKTLPIYAVLAVLLGYVLWLWWSASSDENRAGGGRSTVPVAVQQISQRTMGDVITALGTAQSREGVVITSQQTGLIKQLHFRDGQAVRADDLLVTLHDDEERAKLREAEAKLADNRSQLERLQNLTSGSAVSKSMLEEKAYAVQVAEAQLQVARAALDKRYIRAPFSGVLGARQVSPGALVTVGTPITTLDNLSTVKVEFTIPEMQAGNIEPGLTLAATSAAYPGEKFKGKLTHVDTRINPATRTLNLLAEIDNSERRLKPGMLIDIRITQDKNEVLAVPEGALISLARQHYVFVVGEDNIARQKQIVIGKRRIGYAEVLEGLQLGETVIVEGTHKVRDGQPVQIQAAAAAL